The Toxoplasma gondii ME49 chromosome XII, whole genome shotgun sequence genome includes a region encoding these proteins:
- a CDS encoding origin recognition complex subunit 2 protein (encoded by transcript TGME49_245570) — MASFSGGAGVRERPGASAPRASSLAGPSVSASSPSLPCSSGRPSWTGSTGDRGRHSSQQALSVSPSLLPSSSWEALLERRQQEQLQAAHDRELIIAQEAVKTEVDRRLQEMREEGRIEKEEVLSDGEEEWLCTQFTGFERTLLRQTVRSYPTAPASLSSLSSSLSSSAIQSCQSPSPRRRRGESDRSGEAHTLSSKTAPNTRFSPATRASTKSSSSGSAPRAGLQEASANGAVWSLLLPFSHWLGVSWAPAPMPPTSGGSSSLLVPQVHRKKAQPRRPPPPSSPPPSSPSPSSLAVPFSVCFSAAAKLFERRRRVRQREKAFLQEQEKRDEELRAKVFDRTRKRKRTSRNASGSCRRGCDAVALPGEEESSCSEDEEMEGEASRKTDARDEKSRSALEEASDGVSVHPDTATAQKADCTRLMSFDYLSCPLMSSLSDEKLPRSLLRFLRRRGEKGQKKGDESEEADREVCPTRGGVCTPHGSRTFALEGGGKKVEETPEDSEDDTAAAVPLLTRRVHQRMSQLPCSNAKAKNNLLHYLLAAHSLEWKAALLSGYSVLVEGFGSKKLLLDRFAHQALRDGVCCVVEGYRREVRLQHCLSDLLVFLTNSSSKALASPHTRQASAAASQGGVALVSPAAAASKGEGEAASKRSSPFLSLEKLVKEVKALAKQLSVPLYFVVHNIDAPPLRGEACRAFASLAACSNIYLIGSADHHMHGLLFDGAELRSLSCLYYRCHTYMDYREEVLGHWGSTGLFMPLWLRNCAGAGGFASSDGGAGGVWGSGVNFAAVVAALTTNHKRLLKCVAERQLEQLKRGEGRAVSLEALSDPLFAMAGNLDRTKILQLLVELTSHGAAVKTAVGGQEALSIRATPAQLEQLLAILEQYGI, encoded by the exons CTCCGGACGGCCGAGTTGGACTGGCTCGACGGGAGACCGCGGCCGCCATTCCTCGCAGCAGGCGCTCTCCGtcagtccttctctccttccgtcttcttcctgggaGGCGCTGCTGGAGCGCCGCCAGCAggagcagctgcaggcgGCGCACGATAGGGAGCTGATCATTGCGCAGGAGGCCGTCAAGACCGAGGTCGACAGACGCCTCCAGGAGATGAGGGAGGAAGGACGCatcgaaaaggaagaagtcTTGAgtgacggcgaagaagaatggCTCTGCACCCAGTTCACTGGATTCGAACGCACCCTTCTCCGGCAAACTGTCCGCTCCTACCCCACTGCCCCTGcctcactctcttctctctcttcttccctttcttcttctgctaTTCAAAGTTGCCAGAGTCCGTcgccgagaaggcggagaggcgagagcgaccgGAGTGGAGAGGCGCACACCCTCTCAAGCAAGACGGCTCCAAACACCAGATTCTCTCCCGCGACTCGGGCGTCGACAAAGTCGTCTTCGTCAG GGAGTGCGCCCCGCGCAGGACTTCAAGAGGCTTCCGCGAACGGCGCGGTCTGGAGTCTCCTCCTGCCCTTCTCGCACTGGCTAGGTGTCTCTTGGGCTCCAGCGCCGATGCCGCCGACCTCGGGGGGCTCAAGCTCGCTTCTCGTCCCCCAGGTGCACCGCAAGAAAGCGCAGCCTCGCCGGCCGCCTcccccctcttctccgcccccctcttctccatccccctcttctctcgctgtacccttttctgtctgcttctcggctGCCGCGAAGCTCTTCGAGAGGCGCAGGCGCGTccggcaaagagagaaggccttTCTTCAGGAGcaagagaagcgcgacgaAGAACTGCGCGCCAAAGTGTTCGACCgcacgaggaaacgaaaaag GACGTCGAGGAACGCCAGCGGCTCTTGCAGGCGAGGCTGCGACGCCGTTGCTCTCccaggcgaggaagaaagcagctgcagcgaggacgaagaaatggaaggagaggcgtcgaggaagaccgacgcgagagacgaaaaatcCCGCAGTGCCCTCGAGGAAGC TTCGGatggggtgtctgtacacccagACACCGCGACAGCGCAGAAGGCGGACTGCACGCGTTTGATGTCTTTCGACTATCTTTCCTGTCCGCTGATGTCGTCGCTTTCTGACGAGAAGCTGCCGCGTTCGCtgcttcgctttctgcgtCGTCGTGGCGAAAAAGgccagaagaaaggagacgagagcgaagaagccgacagaGAAGTCTGCCCGACGAGAGGCGGTGTATGCACACCCCATGGCTCTCGAACCTTTGCGCTCGAGGGCGGCGGcaagaaagtggaggagacgccCGAAGACTCGGAAGACGACACAG ctgctgcggtGCCGCTCTTGACGCGGCGCGTCCACCAGCGCATGTCGCAACTTCCATGTTcgaacgcgaaggcgaaaaacaATTTGCTACACTACCTg TTGGCGGCGCACAGCCTGGAATGGAAGGCGGCGCTTCTGTCAGGCTACTCGGTTCTTGTTGAAGGTTTCGGCAGCAAGAAGCTGCTTCTCGACCGCTTTGCTCACCAGGCCTTGAG AGACGGCGTTTGCTGCGTTGTCGAGGGATACCGCCGGGAGGTGCGCCTGCAGCACTGTCTCTCGgatcttcttgtctttcttaCAAATTCTTCATCCAAGGCGCTCGCCTCCCCTCACACCCGCCAGGCCTCTGCGGCCGCGAGTCAGGGGGGCGTAGCTCTTGTCTCGCCAGCGGCTGCTGCCAGCAAGGGAGAGGGCGAAGCCGCGAGCAAAAGATCAAGtccctttctgtctctaGAGAAACTCGTAAAG GAAGTGAAAGCACTCGCGAAACAACTGTCTGTTCCCCTCTACTTCGTCGTACACAACATCGACGCACCTCCGCTCCGAGGCGAGGCCTGTCGagccttcgcctcgctggCTGCCTGCAGCAAC ATCTACTTGATTGGAAGCGCCGATCACCACATGCACGGTCTACTGTTCGACGGAGCCGAGTTGAGGAGCCTCAGTTGTCTCTACTATCGATGCCACACCTACATGGACTACAG GGAAGAAGTCCTAGGGCACTGGGGATCGACGGGTCTCTTCATGCCTCTCTGGCTGCGGAACTGTGCGGGAGCCGGAGGCTTCGCGTCGAGCGAtggaggcgcaggcggcgTATGGGGGAGTGGCGTAAACTTTGCCGCGGTTGTCGCTGCTCTTACGACCAACCACAAACGTCTCCTCAAATGCGTTGCGGAGCGGCAGTTGGAGCAGCTGAAGCG CGGGGAAGGACGCGCTGTGTCCCTCGAGGCTCTCAGTGACCCTCTTTTTGCGATGGCTGGAAACCTCGACAGAACGAAAATTCTGCAACTTCTCGTCGAACTCACCAGTCACGGCGCTGCCGTCAAGACAGCCGTTGGCGGCCAAGAAGCTCTCTCGATCCGAGCCACTCC GGCTCAACTCGAGCAGCTCCTCGCCATTCTCGAGCAGTACGGCATCTGA